A DNA window from Aspergillus nidulans FGSC A4 chromosome V contains the following coding sequences:
- a CDS encoding 5'-methylthioadenosine/S-adenosylhomocysteine nucleosidase family protein (transcript_id=CADANIAT00003034) yields the protein MRPKSRNDFAIAIICALPLEADAVEALFDEHYDRLGKYYGKQRRDANAYINGRIGKHDVVLCYMPGMGKGSAASVAASLRASYTGIELALVVGICGGAPPPPKYQDIFLGDVIISDSVIEYDFGRQYPGGFQRKTGVKDTLGRPGPEIRAFLNGLRAEKTRNELQSQTQQYLHTLQQRTKWCHPGVSDILFKASYLHKHYSHTSAAGCSCLGSDSFGQVCDQICEEALGKDCDDLNCDKGQQIRCREISEAKPISIYIGPVASADTVMKSGQHRDEIVKTEKVIGFEMEGAGVWENVPCIIIKGVCDYADSHKSKLWQAYAAATGASTAKAFLEY from the coding sequence ATGCGTCCGAAAAGCCGCAACGACTTTGCCATCGCGATTATCTGTGCCCTTCCACTCGAAGCTGACGCCGTTGAGGCCCTTTTTGATGAGCACTATGACCGGCTGGGAAAATACTATGGCAAACAACGGCGCGACGCGAATGCATACATCAATGGACGGATCGGCAAACATGATGTGGTTCTTTGCTATATGCCGGGAATGGGAAAAGGAAGCGCGGCAAGTGTTGCTGCAAGTCTGCGAGCCAGCTACACGGGCATTGAGCTTGCTCTGGTTGTTGGTATCTGTGGAGGcgctccaccaccaccgaagTATCAGGATATATTCCTAGGCGATGTGATCATCAGTGATTCGGTAATCGAATATGACTTTGGCAGACAATACCCTGGTGGTTTCCAAAGGAAGACTGGCGTCAAGGACACGTTGGGCAGGCCTGGCCCCGAGATTCGGGCATTCCTTAATGGTCTTCGTGCTGAGAAGACCCGCAATGAACTCCAGAGCCAGACACAACAATATCTTCACACTCTCCAACAAAGGACGAAGTGGTGTCACCCAGGGGTTAGTGATATCCTTTTTAAGGCCTCTTATCTTCACAAGCATTACAGTCATacttctgctgctggttgCTCCTGCCTTGGTAGTGACTCATTTGGTCAAGTTTGTGATCAAATCTGTGAAGAGGCATTAGGGAAGGATTGTGATGATCTCAATTGCGATAAAGGTCAACAAATCCGATGTCGAGAGATCTCAGAAGCCAAGCCTAtctctatatatattggaCCAGTTGCTTCTGCCGATACGGTCATGAAATCTGGACAGCATCGTGATGAGATCGTCAAAACAGAGAAGGTTATCGGCTTTGAAATGGAGGGCGCAGGGGTGTGGGAGAATGTCCCctgtatcatcatcaaaggGGTTTGTGACTATGCCGATAGTCATAAGAGCAAGTTATGGCAAGcatatgcagcagcaactggAGCGTCAACAGCAAAAGCTTTTCTGGAATACTAG
- a CDS encoding uncharacterized protein (transcript_id=CADANIAT00003032), whose protein sequence is MAPFRPNPATPSNSNRPYIAARLAMLKVLNYFSI, encoded by the exons ATGGCTCCCTTTCGGCCAAATCCAGCTACCCCGTCGAACTCCAACAGGCCG TACATTGCTGCGAGGTTGGCCATGCTG AAGGTGCTCAATTACTTCTCTATCTAA
- a CDS encoding uncharacterized protein (transcript_id=CADANIAT00003037) yields MRPRSRNEFAIAIICALTLEADAVEAVFDVTYDRLGRDYGKEPGDANTYVNGRIGGHNVVLCYLPRKGKGSAASVASSLQVSYRNIRLALVVGICGGAPSIGEDQIYLGDVVISDSVVEYDYGRQYPGGFQRKTNVEDTLGGLDRRLGTFLSGLKATRTMAEFGRRVSECLNTLQQSEPRWGRPGIADVLYEAAYLHRHYTNDGSIKCNCAEECTSDNICEIALQKDCDELGCEDTHIVRRRAAGESVPSVYVRKVASADTVLKSGQYRDAIVRTENVAAFEMEGAGVWNNLPCVIIKGVCDYSDSHKNKLWQAYAAATAASATKVFLEYWKPLQSDDAATAGYFMLPFMRNPRFVGRHHELQELEEWIATPDGPRKLAITGLGGVGKTQVALELAYRMRDREPRCSIFWIPCITREAVEQAYLAIADTIGIHADRDSVKEQLQRYFTETKEQWLLIFDNADDIDMWTDGSETLPALQEFLPQSNQGHILFTTRNRKAAVKMASASNYVTHVAEPSENDGLEMLRRSLIDKKLLDDPEVCITLLEQLCFLPLAITQATAFINENSIGLSDYLELLSEQEAAVTELLSKEFGDEGRYQDVQNPVALTWHISFKQILEMDAMAADYLSLLACVHSRDIPQSFLPQPKSKTALIETLGLLKAYSFVTLQGNGSISMHRLVSLAMRNWLNMRNKLSAYVLWAADRFEEIFPDPDHINRRLWRQFLPHVLHLLDEAAFKEAQSKGRYLLLVDDIMGCLWKENRHREAEPLARDLMTYYQKAYGDSDRRTLSCMNDLVYCYLHQDKISQAEEVALQATSICRETLGLADRTTATSMSFLVQVYVHQGKYKEAEKLQLEVLSTSGDVENSLRGISNLASIYSDLGRAEEAAKLRQKVLKLETESLGVDHPDTIATMHNLAQTYESQGRLAEAEDLAVQVLKTNKRVLGLKHPSTARSMATLAVVYRGQGRLEEAEELLIEAVDISQHVFGTTHTYTVTMTSELATTYYLQERWSEAEEIQDHVLKLRMEKLGPMHPDTLLSMYRLALTWRAAGAQALAIQMMEECFERSAKYLGPDHPATIWSKKELDNWEDLDNAEADSTGAVSLSNKPRGLSGPGDAGEEKTSQPVRRRKREIISRFICSR; encoded by the exons ATGCGTCCTCGAAGTCGGAATGAATTTGCGATCGCGATCATCTGCGCGCTGACCCTTGAAGCCGATGCTGTTGAAGCCGTCTTTGATGTGACTTACGATCGCCTAGGAAGAGACTACGGAAAGGAACCAGGAGATGCAAATACATACGTCAATGGGAGAATCGGGGGTCACAACGTAGTATTATGTTACCTACCgcgaaaaggaaaaggaagcgCTGCGAGCGTTGCCTCAAGCCTCCAGGTCAGCTACCGGAATATTCGACTTGCTCTCGTTGTTGGAATCTGTGGCGGGGCGCCCTCCATAGGGGAAGATCAGATATATTTGGGAGACGTGGTGATTAGCGATTCAGTGGTCGAGTATGATTATGGCAGGCAGTATCCAGGGGGCTTTCAGCGGAAGACCAACGTCGAAGATACGCTTGGAGGACTCGATCGTCGCCTGGGGACTTTCCTCTCTGGCCTTAAGGCAACTCGCACCATGGCCGAGTTTGGACGTCGAGTGTCAGAGTGCCTTAATACACTACAGCAATCTGAGCCACGATGGGGCCGTCCAGGTATCGCTGATGTTCTTTATGAGGCTGCCTACCTCCACAGACACTACACAAATGATGGCTCTATCAAGTGCAATTGCGCAGAAGAATGTACGTCTGATAACATCTGCGAGATTGCGCTGCAGAAAGATTGCGACGAGCTCGGTTGCGAGGATACCCACATTGTCCGTCGGCGAGCTGCAGGAGAATCAGTTCCGTCAGTCTATGTACGCAAGGTTGCCTCGGCAGACACGGTTCTAAAGTCTGGCCAATACCGCGATGCAATAGTTCGCACGGAAAACGTGGCTGCGTTTGAAATGGAAGGGGCAGGCGTATGGAACAACTTACCATGCGTCATCATTAAAGGTGTATGCGACTACTCGGATAGCCATAAGAACAAACTATGGCAAGCATATGCCGCGGCAACCGCAGCTTCTGCGACCAAAGTCTTTCTGGAATACTGGAAGCCGTTGCAGTCGGACG ATGCGGCTACCGCAGGGTACTTTATGCTCCCATTCATGAGAAACCCACGCTTTGTTGGGCGTCATCATGAACtgcaagagcttgaagaatggaTTGCGACACCGGACGGACCGAGAAAGCTTGCAATTACCGGATTAGGCGGGGTGGGAAAGACGCAGGTGGCTCTTGAGCTGGCATATCGAATGCGAGACCGAGAGCCTAGATGTTCAATATTTTGGATACCATGCATCACCCGAGAAGCAGTTGAGCAAGCGTATTTGGCCATCGCAGACACGATCGGAATTCATGCCGACCGGGACTCGGTGAAAGAGCAACTGCAGCGATACTTTACCGAGACCAAGGAGCAGTGGCTTCTGATATTCGACAATGCAGACGATATAGATATGTGGACAGACGGGTCAGAGACCCTGCCGGCGTTGCAAGAATTTCTTCCCCAGAGTAACCAAGGCCATATTCTTTTCACTACTCGCAACCGGAAGGCTGCCGTGAAGATGGCCTCCGCTTCAAATTATGTGACGCATGTAGCTGAGCCCAGCGAGAATGACggcttggagatgctgagaCGGTCATTAATCGATAAGAAGCTGCTTGACGACCCAGAAGTCTGCATTACTCTGCTGGAGCAGCTTTGCTTTCTCCCATTAGCCATCACGCAAGCCACAGCCTTCATAAATGAAAATAGCATCGGATTATCCGATTACCTGGAGCTCCTATCTGAGCAGGAGGCGGCCGTTACCGAGCTTCTGAGCAAAGAGTTCGGTGATGAAGGACGCTACCAAGATGTCCAAAACCCAGTCGCGCTAACGTGGCATATATCATTCAAGCAGATATTGGAGATGGACGCAATGGCAGCCGACTACCTTTCACTCCTGGCTTGTGTCCACTCACGAGATATTCCACAGTCCTTCCTACCTCAACCAAAGTCCAAGACGGCACTTATTGAGACCCTCGGACTTCTCAAAGCTTATTCGTTTGTTACCTTGCAGGGAAATGGGTCAATTTCAATGCACCGGTTAGTCTCTTTAGCGATGAGGAACTGGCTGAATATGAGAAACAAGCTTTCTGCCTATGTCCTGTGGGCGGCTGACCGGTTTGAAGAAATATTTCCTGATCCTGACCATATTAACCGGCGGCTATGGAGGCAGTTCCTGCCCCATGTTCTGCACTTACTGGATGAGGCTGCGTTCAAAGAAGCACAAAGCAAAGGACGTTATTTACTCCTTGTGGACGATATAATGGGATGCCTGTGGAAAGAAAACAGGCATCGGGAAGCAGAGCCACTAGCGAGAGACCTCATGACATACTATCAGAAAGCATACGGAGATTCTGATCGAAGAACCTTATCCTGTATGAATGATCTGGTTTATTGCTACCTGCACCAAGACAAAATATCCCAAGCAGAAGAGGTTGCGCTACAGGCAACCAGCATCTGTAGAGAGACGCTGGGGCTCGCTGATAGAACGACTGCGACCTCCATGAGCTTCTTGGTGCAAGTTTATGTCCACCAGGGCAAATACAAAGAAGCCGAGAAGTTGCAGTTAGAGGTCCTCTCAACCAGCGGCGATGTGGAAAATTCTCTGAGAGGAATTTCGAATCTCGCATCGATCTACTCAGATCTAGGGCgggctgaagaagccgcaAAGCTGAGGCAGAAGGTGCTCAAGCTTGAAACAGAATCGCTTGGTGTGGACCATCCGGATACCATAGCTACTATGCATAATCTGGCACAGACCTACGAAAGTCAGGGTCGTctggctgaagcagaagacctCGCGGTGCAGGTGCTCAAGACCAACAAGAGGGTCTTGGGGTTGAAGCACCCCAGTACCGCAAGATCCATGGCCACCCTTGCAGTAGTATATCGCGGCCAGGGGCGACtagaagaagcagaggaacTACTAATAGAGGCAGTGGACATCAGCCAACACGTCTTCGGCACTACGCATACGTACACTGTGACTATGACGTCCGAACTAGCCACAACATATTATCTCCAAGAACGATGGagcgaagcagaagagataCAGGACCATGTGCTCAAGCTCCgtatggagaagctggggcCAATGCATCCAGACACGCTGCTGAGCATGTATAGACTTGCCCTGACCTGGAGGGCAGCGGGAGCACAGGCTCTAGCGATTCAAATGATGGAGGAGTGCTTTGAGCGGAGTGCAAAATATCTGGGACCTGATCATCCTGCTACCATATGGTCAAAGAAGGAACTTGATAACTGGGAAGATCTGGATAATGCAGAAGCAGACTCCACTGGGGCAGTATCGTTAAGCAACAAACCTCGGGGCTTGAGTGGACCCGGAGATGCAGGTGAGGAAAAGACCTCGCAGCCCGTACGACGCCGAAAGCGGGAGATTATATCACGCTTCATCTGCTCAAGATAG
- a CDS encoding uncharacterized protein (transcript_id=CADANIAT00003033) yields the protein MDIWTTGSSTALLLKNIIPRAENGHVLFTSRNRQLALKLASPNMIPIPDMDQNTAKEIFRKLLIRKDILQDDYVTNILLEHLTFLPLAINQAAAYINQNDISLERYMSLLDEQEKSTIELLGEEFEDDARYPEVQNTVATTWLISFLQVQQVDEIASDYLSFMACINPRDIPESILPPTISAKRKEDALGLLKAYSFISVQVDDSSFSLHRLVHLATRNWLRKRETFESWIVRAADRLDEIFPDNNHDNRQKWRKYLSHAQYLTGSEEFKACQDNYNEFLERIGSCLQADGRYVEGETLLRNVLKCRERTCGLEHPDTLTSISQLGSVLADQGKYEEAEAMHRRDLVGSEKVLGPEHPNTLVSVSELGSVLAGQGKYEEAEAMHRQALQRPQLGSVLAYQGKYEEAEVMHRQALRGREKVLGPEHPNTLVSVSQLGSVLAGQGKYEEAEAMHRQALQGYKKVLGPEHPNTLISMQNLAIAVKGLGNISDALSLTRNCADLRNKALGSNHPHAIVSSNTLAGWEQEANHLSIHQSPRGSDDIPSAQSLVHPFAGDNIRSHLKPGGRKRRVLLDIFRRR from the exons ATGGATATTTGGACAACTGGCAGTTCAACAGCACTACTACTCAAGAATATCATCCCCCGGGCGGAGAATGGCCATGTACTCTTCACATCCCGCAACCGACAGCTTGCATTGAAACTGGCATCACCAAATATGATCCCTATACCAGATATGGATCAGAATACTGCCAAGGAGATATTCAGGAAATTATTAATCCGGAAGGATATACTCCAAGATGATTATGTGACAAACATACTCCTTGAGCATCTTACTTTTCTCCCTTTAGCAATTAACCAAGCTGCTGCTTATATAAATCAGAATGACATTTCTCTAGAAAGGTATATGTCATTGCTGGAtgagcaagagaagagcaCGATAGAACTCCTCGGcgaggagtttgaggatgatgcaCGATACCCAGAGGTCCAGAACACTGTAGCCACAACCTGGCTGATTTCTTTCCTGCAGGTCCAGCAAGTGGATGAAATAGCAAGTGACTATTTGTCTTTCATGGCTTGCATTAATCCACGGGATATACCAGAGTCAATTCTCCCACCTACCATTTCAGCAAAACGAAAAGAGGATGCATTAGGTCTTCTGAAGGCATATTCCTTTATTAGTGTACAGGTTGATGATAGTAGTTTTAGTCTTCATCGACTTGTGCACCTTGCTACTCGAAATTGGTTACGGAAAAGAGAGACCTTTGAGAGTTGGATAGTGAGAGCTGCTGACCGATTGGACGAGATTTTTCCTGACAATAACCATGACAATCGGCAAAAGTGGAGGAAGTACCTATCTCATGCACAGTACCTGACAGGTAGTGAGGAATTTAAGGCTTGTCAGGATAACTATAATGAATTCCTTGAAAGAATAGGAAGCTGCCTGCAAGCCGATGGAAGATATGTTGAGGGAGAAACCCTGCTCCGGAATGTTCTGAAATGCCGAGAAAGAACATGCGGATTGGAGCATCCCGATACTCTGACCAGCATCAGCCAGCTTGGCTCTGTTCTTGCCGACCAGGGCAAGtatgaggaggcagaggccaTGCACCGTCGAGACCTAGTAGGGTCAGAAAAGGTCCTTGGCCCTGAGCATCCTAATACTCTGGTCAGCGTCAGCGAGCTTGGCTCTGTTCTTGCCGGCCAGGGCAAGtatgaggaggcagaggcgaTGCATCGACAGGCACTCCAGAGGCC CCAGCTTGGCTCTGTTCTTGCCTACCAGGGCAAGtatgaggaggcagaggtcATGCATCGACAGGCACTCAGAGGCCGTGAGAAGGTCCTTGGTCCTGAGCATCCTAATACTCTGGTCAGTGTCAGCCAGCTTGGCTCTGTTCTTGCCGGCCAGGGCAAGtatgaggaggcagaggccaTGCATCGACAGGCACTCCAAGGTTATAAGAAGGTCCTTGGTCCTGAGCATCCGAATACTCTAATAAGTATGCAAAACCTCGCCATTGCTGTAAAGGGACTAGGAAACATATCAGATGCCTTAAGCCTTACAAGGAACTGTGCAGACCTGCGCAACAAAGCATTAGGCTCAAACCACCCGCACGCCATAGTCTCTTCTAATACCCTCGCCGGCTGGGAACAAGAAGCCAACCATCTTTCCATACATCAGAGTCCAAGAGGTTCGGATGACATTCCTTCTGCTCAATCCTTGGTGCACCCTTTTGCTGGCGATAATATCAGATCACATTTAAAACCTGGAGGCCGCAAACGGcgagttcttctggatatttTCCGAAGACGATAA
- a CDS encoding uncharacterized protein (transcript_id=CADANIAT00003035), protein MISNRCRRRVWTPLPQSHTIILFFLDNHIIVNMSFSIDVGGANTFSIGAGRAPLVLDESTRTLYNRAISNLFSLTDQERRPVTHRSPPHEKDTLCQNACDLSMGELVTKAINISNNNGDDNDGFLAASA, encoded by the exons ATGATATCGAATAGGTGCC GCCGTCGCGTGTGGACCCCGCTACCGCAGTCTCACACAattatcctcttctttctggataATCACATAATTGTCAACATGTCGTTTTCTATCGATGTTGGAGGTGCCAACACCTTCAGCATAGGCGCAGGTAGAGCCCCTTTAGTCCTGGACGAGTCGACACGTACCCTATATAACCGAGCCATATCCAACCTCTTCTCACTAACGGATCAAGAACGCCGACCCGTCACCCACCGCAGCCCACCACACGAGAAAGACACTCTCTGTCAAAATGCCTGCGACTTGTCCATGGGCGAGCTAGTTACCAAAgccatcaatatcagcaaCAACAATGGTGATGACAATGATGGGTTTCTAGCAGCCTCGGCCTGA
- a CDS encoding cell wall cysteine-rich protein (transcript_id=CADANIAT00003036), whose product MVRISLLVLTASLATTLALPQNYCTAVCRPVKPECPAGEVATGSENCWGCCQPVSISANRVANATEMCTAVCRPEKPECPAGEAPTGQEGCWGCCAPITKTEEHICTRKCRLEKPECPAGEAPTGQEGCWGCCQPISKREERICTLECRLEKPECPAGEAPTGSEGCWGCCQPITASEKREGENDGDMCLAVCQEKKPECPAGEAPTGSEGCWGCCQPNAIAEKVAEGDSDVCMAVCQEKKPECPAGEAPTGQEGCWGCCTSVALVARQDQAHERPNDDHYWVTEDAGLAQ is encoded by the exons ATGGTCCGCATCTCTCTTCTCGTTCTGACGGCCTCTCTGGCTACGACCCTTGCCCTTCCCCAGAACTATTGCACTGCTGTCTGCCGCCCCGTCAAGCCCGAATGCCCCGCGGGTGAGGTGGCCACCGGAAGCGAG AactgctggggctgctgcCAGCCTGTCTCCATCTCGGCGAACAGAGTAGCCAATGCTACGGAAATGTGCACGGCCGTTTGTCGACCCGAGAAGCCAGAGTGCCCTGCCGGTGAG GCACCCACTGGGCaggaaggctgctggggctgctgTGCACCCATCACAAAAACTGAGGAACACATCTGCACTCGCAAGTGCAGGCTTGAGAAACCGGAATGTCCAGCTGGAGAG GCCCCCACCGGGCAGGAAGGCTGTTGGGGATGCTGCCAGCCTATATCAAAACGTGAGGAAAGAATCTGCACTCTCGAGTGTAGGCTTGAGAAGCCGGAGTGTCCAGCTGGAGAG GCACCTACAGGTAGCGAA ggctgctggggctgctgTCAACCCATAACAGCCTCTGAAAAACGTGAGGGAGAAAATGACGGGGATATGTGTTTAGCTGTCTgccaggaaaagaaaccTGAGTGTCCTGCTGGAGAGGCACCCACTGGTAGCGAG ggctgctggggctgctgcCAGCCCAATGCCATCGCTGAGAAGGTTGCCGAAGGCGACAGTGACGTTTGCATGGCCGTTtgccaggagaagaagcctgAGTGTCCTGCAGGAGAG GCACCAACTGGCCAGGAGGGATGCTGGGGGTGCTGTACGTCGGTTGC ATTAGTGGCTAGGCAAGATCAAGCCCATGAACGCCCAAACGACGACCATTACTGGGTGACTGAGGATGCCGGACTCGCTCAATAA
- a CDS encoding putative phosphatidylglycerol specific phospholipase (transcript_id=CADANIAT00003038), with protein sequence MNWLRGASDPPRPASPADSEEPLLNDDDRSHRSSQDEEATQNDVKRSPRSRTRVVTLFILLTSSITTVAVVIYLLVAHRLPAPTGPLHHHDSNTPIKNVVVLVQENLSFDTLAGGLNYSRDIDNIVNLPPNKRFCNPSNVADPSSPLICAKPLAKNVAPDDPDHSIAGGNFQVYGTDHPDLSIHKPTMQGFVSEQIRSHGINGDLKRAAEVINYYAPEHIPVFNALAENYLLLDRWFASVPGPTNPNRAYLTSGTSHGHGWNDPSFDHSSLPQVSIFQQLTEANISWINYSNATGFAPDALFYTWTAKSEAGRNSIKSIDQFYSDAAAGNLPQFTWINPECCSYTSFHPPSPTNLGEGFVKSVYEALRAGPQWNETLFILTFDEHGGFADHVPPPEKVPPGDGIPYTEVAKDGKPTTFHFDRLGIRVPTLLISPYVQKGAVVHGPKGKGKKGQAKGEYTHTSILKYVDELWGLDILTPRVEWSASFGDLIEKKFREDTPELLPEPVIF encoded by the coding sequence ATGAATTGGCTGCGGGGTGCTTCAGACCCTCCACGGCCCGCCTCCCCCGCAGACTCGGAGGAGCCACTGCTTAACGATGATGATCGCAGTCATCGCTCCAGccaggatgaagaggccACCCAGAACGACGTCAAAAGAAGCCCTCGCTCGAGAACTCGAGTTGTTACTCTCTTTATTCTCCTCACGAGCAGCATCACGACGGTCGCAGTGGTCATTTACCTTCTAGTCGCCCACAGACTCCCCGCACCCACGGGCCCGCTTCACCATCACGACAGTAACACACCGATTAAGAacgtcgtcgtcctcgtccaggaGAATCTCTCCTTCGATACCCTTGCCGGCGGTCTAAACTACAGTCGCGATATAGACAATATCGTCAACCTCCCACCGAACAAACGGTTCTGCAACCCCTCGAACGTCGCCGatccctcttcccctcttaTCTGCGCAAAGCCGCTCGCTAAGAACGTCGCCCCTGATGATCCCGACCACAGTATCGCCGGCGGGAATTTCCAAGTCTATGGGACAGATCATCCCGATCTTTCGATTCATAAGCCGACCATGCAGGGATTCGTGAGCGAGCAGATCCGGTCGCACGGGATAAATGGGGACCTGAAGCGGGCAGCGGAGGTAATCAACTACTATGCACCAGAACATATTCCCGTcttcaacgccctcgccgAAAATTATCTCCTGCTCGACAGATGGTTTGCCTCTGTCCCCGGCCCGACAAACCCCAACCGCGCCTACCTGACGTCCGGGACCTCACACGGCCACGGTTGGAACGATCCGTCCTTCGACCACTCGTCGCTCCCCCAAGTTTCTATCTTTCAGCAACTCACTGAAGCAAATATAAGCTGGATCAACTACTCCAACGCGACGGGCTTCGCGCCGGACGCGCTCTTCTACACCTGGACCGCAAAATCAGAAGCGGGCCGAAACTCCATCAAAAGCATCGACCAATTCTACAGTGACGCCGCAGCCGGCAATCTGCCCCAGTTCACCTGGATTAATCCCGAATGCTGCTCCTATACTTCGTTCCACCCGCCCTCTCCGACAAATCTCGGCGAGGGCTTCGTGAAGAGCGTATACGAGGCTCTCCGGGCGGGTCCGCAGTGGAACGAGACGCTCTTTATCCTGACATTCGACGAACACGGCGGATTCGCGGACCATGTTCCTCCCCCGGAGAAAGTTCCTCCTGGCGATGGAATCCCGTATACGGAGGTTGCAAAGGATGGGAAGCCAACAACCTTCCATTTCGATAGGCTGGGGATCAGGGTTCCGACTCTGCTCATCTCGCCGTATGTGCAGAAGGGCGCAGTGGTGCATGGCCCAAAGGGGAAGGGCAAGAAAGGGCAAGCGAAGGGGGAGTACACGCATACGTCGATCTTGAAGTATGTGGATGAGTTGTGGGGATTGGATATCCTTACGCCGAGAGTTGAGTGGTCTGCCAGTTTTGGAGATCTGATTGAGAAGAAGTTTAGAGAGGATACGCCTGAACTTCTGCCGGAGCCTGTTATTTTCTAA